Below is a window of bacterium DNA.
TCAGCAGGATCGGCACGACCGCCATCGCCGCCTCGGGCGAGCGCACGAGCGCGGAGACGGCGAGGCCGATCGCGGTCGCGGCGAGGACCGTCGCGCCGAGCACGGCGAAGACGACGAACGGATCGCCGGCCAGCCCCATCCACCAGGCGACGAAGAGCTGCAGCAGGGCCGCCTGCGCCAGCCCCGCGCCGCCGAGGACGAAGAACTTCGAGAGCAGGTACGGCCCGATCCGCAGGCCGGCCATCCGCTCGCGGCGGAAGAGGGCGCGTTCCCGCACCAGCTCGCGGCAGGCGTTGAAGCAGCCGAAGAAGACGAGCGCCACGGCGAGGACGAAGAGCGGCGTCGCGCGGCGCAGCGGGTTCTCGCGCGCGTCGTGGAAAAGGAGCGCCAGCAGCAGGCCGACGATCGGCGCCTGCGCGGCGACGACGAGCAGGTTCAGCCGGTCGCGCCCCTTGGCGAGCGCGTAGCGCGCGGCGAGCGTCGCGAACTGCCGCAGCCGCGAAGCGCGGCGCGGCGCCGGCGGCGCCGTCGTCGTCCGCGGCGCGGCGCCCGCGACCTCGACCACGCGGTCGGCGAGCGCGCCGCCCCACGACGACGCCGCGAAGCGCGCGCGCCACTCGTCGGGCGGGCGCGTCTCGAGCCGCTCCATCACGCGGTCGGGATGCTCGCCGCGCGTCTCGAAGAACTCGTACGCGCCGTCCGGCGGCCCGGCGTAGACGAGCTTCCCGCCGCGCGCCATCACGGCCGCCTGGTCGAGCAGCTCGAAGACGTCGGCCGACGGCTGGTGCAGCGTCATCAGGATCGTCTTGCCCGCGTCGGCGAGGCGGCGCAGGAGCGCCGCCACCGCCGCGGCGTCGCGCGACGAAAGGCCCGAAAGCGGCTCGTCGAGCAGCAGCAGCGGCGGGTCGGTGACCATCTCCAGCGCCATGTTGACCCGCTTGCGCTGCCCGCCCGAGAGGACCTTCTCCTCGACCGTGCCGATGCGCGAGTCGGCGCACTCCTCGAGGTCGAGCGCGGCGAGGACGCGCGCGACGCGGCGCGCGATCTCGGCGTCGTCGGTCTCGTCGGGGAGGCGCAGCCGCGCGGCGTAGGTCAGCGCCTCGCGCGGCGTGAGCTCGCGCGGTACGACGTCGTCCTGCGGCACGAAGCCGATGAGGCCGCGGAAACGCTCCGCGTGCAGGTGCAGGTCTTCGCCGCCGACGAGCACGCGCCCCGCGGCGGGGACGTCGTAGCCGGCGAGGATCAGCAGGAGCGACGTCTTTCCCGACCCCGAGGGGCCGAGCAGCCCGACGAGCTCCGCCGGCCCGAAGGAGAGCGAGACGCCGTCCACGGTGACGAGCGGCCGGCCGCCGCGCGTCGCCGTCCCCTTGAGGCCGATCGCGTCCACGCGCACGGCGCCGTCCGCGGGACGCTCCGTCGCCGACGCCGCGTCCGCGCCGAGCGAGACTTCGTGCGTTCCGAGGCCGAGGCGGAACGACCTGCCCGCGGGAACGACGGTCGAGCCGACGACCCGCGCGCCGTCCACGAACGTGCCGTTGGCGCTCTCCAGATCCTCGACGAGCGTCGAGCCGTCCACCCGCTTCGTCAGCCGCACGTGCCGCGACGACACCTGCGGAAAGTCGAACACGACGTCGCAGTCCGCGGAGCGCCCGAGGATCAGCGGCCGCGTCGTGCGGCGCGCGCCGGACGAGCGGCCGGGCGCGGCGCCGAGCCGACGCGCGACCGGCGCGGCGTCGAAGGGGAACGACCCGAGCA
It encodes the following:
- a CDS encoding ATP-binding cassette domain-containing protein translates to PWNGAATMRCGGGAVSLAAARAALAAGAPAAVVGRAPECTDVVPDPSVSGFHALLAACGRELWAVDLGAANGLFAGRGGRPIVAAPIDPRGTLMLGSFPFDAAPVARRLGAAPGRSSGARRTTRPLILGRSADCDVVFDFPQVSSRHVRLTKRVDGSTLVEDLESANGTFVDGARVVGSTVVPAGRSFRLGLGTHEVSLGADAASATERPADGAVRVDAIGLKGTATRGGRPLVTVDGVSLSFGPAELVGLLGPSGSGKTSLLLILAGYDVPAAGRVLVGGEDLHLHAERFRGLIGFVPQDDVVPRELTPREALTYAARLRLPDETDDAEIARRVARVLAALDLEECADSRIGTVEEKVLSGGQRKRVNMALEMVTDPPLLLLDEPLSGLSSRDAAAVAALLRRLADAGKTILMTLHQPSADVFELLDQAAVMARGGKLVYAGPPDGAYEFFETRGEHPDRVMERLETRPPDEWRARFAASSWGGALADRVVEVAGAAPRTTTAPPAPRRASRLRQFATLAARYALAKGRDRLNLLVVAAQAPIVGLLLALLFHDARENPLRRATPLFVLAVALVFFGCFNACRELVRERALFRRERMAGLRIGPYLLSKFFVLGGAGLAQAALLQLFVAWWMGLAGDPFVVFAVLGATVLAATAIGLAVSALVRSPEAAMAVVPILL